The following nucleotide sequence is from Glycine max cultivar Williams 82 chromosome 9, Glycine_max_v4.0, whole genome shotgun sequence.
AATCTAGGTTGCAATTGGGGTCATGGCAGGAtgacaaaaaatacattaaaattagaGAAGTCGTCACCATAGTTTATTAAGAAAAACTACAGAAAAACCTTTAAAAGAAAATGGTCTTGAAACCTGATTTTGGTTTTGGAAGTCAATTAGGCATAAGAATACCtctaattaaatgtgcaaatttaaataactttaaaattacttattttatcccccaaaataaattaagaatatttttggatatcatattttttaattccaggactgtttttttttttttttgtgggatgTTTCCCCAAATTTGGTTAGGAGCAAATCCCTTCGCAAAATAGAATTGTTCTGAAATCCATGAAGAGCATATGGTGACTGCCGCTATTGGTACGAAAACCAGCTGTAGATATGGCTTATAACTATACTTGGTACAAAAACAAAACTACTGTTGATAAGGAACCAGAATCGATGGTAAATAGAAAACTCACAAATCAACGTTGTCAAATAAAGTAtctcatttcattattttgtacaATAATTGAACTTAAAATTGCCAGAGTCTCGAGTTACAAGTACAATATACCATAGCTCTCAAGCATTGCAAcgaaatttaaataatctaattcaggtaacttcttttatacaACTCAAACAGTATTCGCCTCTTGATCTCCCCCTAAACCAACAAAAGGATTCCCAAAATTGGAGCTGGAATTCATGGTTGATTGGAAACAAGAAACTTCTACCCAGTACCTTCCACAGCTTTCTAAGACAGGGCTCGCTAAAATTGCACAACACAAACTTCCTCTAACCCATCTCTGCTTAGTGAATATGAAACAAGCTCTCGGAATTGAAAAGCTTCCATTATATATACAATGCTCTGTAATATTAGTCGCTAGGAACAAGCACCCTTGAATAGAGAAAACGCAAAGGGAAACGTCAAGAATGAACGTATCGAAACTATTTTTGCTTGGGACTTTCCCAACACTTGAAAGGTTCCTGTAATTTCAGACTTGAAAAAcaatatcaaatcaaatttgtatatttaGATACCATGTTTGATCCATATTCTCGAGAGCTTTGGAGTCAGAATATAAGAATAGTGGCTTTCGTCAAACAAGTTTATCAGGCTCCCTTCTTTTGGTTTGTAGTTTTGACCTCCTTTGTAAGCATTCTTGGAGCTATGGCCATAGCCATTAACTCTTGGAAGAGGAGCTTACAAGCATAAGGAATATAAACCTACATGGACaatcaaaagcaaaaaagaattcAGCACATGGAAAAGCTTGGACTTTGACTGTGTTGCCAGAAAAGATAAATGGTTATTCACCTGAACAATGTCAGTTTTGTTCTTGCACCCCCTGCACTCAAAAGAATTCTTTTTGAGATTTGCAATAGCTATCAACCCACAACGCTCACATACATGGACCCTGTAAGCATCACTTTGATCAAACAACCTTTCCTTTAAAAAGTGAGCAGCTCCATGAGCTATCATGCAATCTCGTTCCATCTCTCCAAATCGGAGACCTCCATCTCGTGAGCGTCCCTCAGCAGGTTGCCTTGTGAGGATCTGCACTGGACCCCTTCCACGAGAATGGATCTTATCATCAACCATATGCTTCAGTCTTTGGTAATATGTAGGGCCAAGGAAAATCATTGCACTGAGACGTCTCCCTGTATGACCATTGTACATGGTCTCAAAACCACGCATTTGGTACCCACACTTGTGTAGAGCTTTACTGATATTGTCCACCTGGATTATAGTAACAAAAGATAGAATTTTTAAACATTATCACATGTGTCTTGAGATAAACCtacaaaacaataatttttccgACAGGTTAAGTTGAGGAATCATTTTGACCAACTCTTACATAAAAAGATACAATTTACCCACCACAACAGACACTTGCTCTACATGATTAGGTTCATAGTTCAATAGTGAATAGCAAATTGCTTGGCTCACTTCTGGGCAGACAAATTTTCATAGCCATAACAGCTTACTCACAGTCACAATACATACCACAAGAACACATATTGCCAACTAGTTATTCTTATGTAACTGGATGCATAAGCATTTCCACTTTCTAGCAAATATTTGTTGTTACATGACAGAAAATTGGATGGAAGAATGCTACTTACAGTAACATCTGTAAAAGGAGTTGCATCTCCCTCTTTTCCCATGTGGGCTGCCACCTTCCCCATGATACACTCAATAAGCTGACCAATTGTCATTCGAGAAGGAATAGCATGAGGATTGACAATAATATCAGGGGTAATGCCTTCCACAGTCCATGGCATGTCTTCTTGTGTATAAGTCATACCCACTGTCCCCTTCTGACCATGTCTACTACTGAATTTGTCACCAATCTGTGGTATACGAACAGATCTCACTCTTACTTTCACAAATCTTAATCCATCAGCATTTGTGGTCAGCAAAACCTACAAAATGGACAAAATATTATAATCCAGTAATGAAAGAAGTAATGCCCAGAATTCAGGATTCTGGAATACATTAATACGCTCTTCACAtatagaaattataatttaattttgtcaaGCAACTcttatttaatgattaaaatttaaaacctcCCTCTCATTAAACATTCACAACATAGGCTCAAACTCAACATGTATGTAGGCACCCAggttaagagagagagagagagagagagagagagagtgagttAAGGAATGCACTCAGGAGACAAGACTCCCCAAAGGGTCTTTCCCTTTGACTGAACCAATTGCTCAAGGTTACAATCTGATTATTCACTAACTGAACCAAATTGCTCAAGGTTACAATCTGGTTATTCACTAACTGCCTATCTAGCAAACTgtttatatacatatttaaCTACTCTAACTAACTCTTCCTACAGGAGCAGACCCTTAAGGTGCTATCCTTATTGGACTGGGCCACACACTAAAGTAAATGAATATGATAAACTTTACTTGATCAACAATTCCAGTTTCACTGTGACGTAAGCTTATGCTGTGATCACGCCTTGTGTAACGTAAAGCTTGTCCCTGTGCCTCCTCCTGAGATATTGGGGTGGTCTTTCCAATGATAACATCCTCACCAGATACTCGTGTGCCctatttcataataataatgtcTGGTAAAAACTCTTGGGGACAGACAACGAAAAAGCATAAATTCAGATATGCTTACTGGTGGGGCAAGACCATCATCATCCAGCTTATCATAAGAACCATGTCTCATTCCCTGAAAAATGAAACTTGGTAAGAGACCACCAACAAGAAACCAATATTcttttccaaataaaaattgCAATGCATGAATAGTTGCTTGCTACCAAAGCCAAAATTCTCACCATGGTGTTAGCTCTATCTGGACGGCCAAAATCTTCTTTCACTAGGGTTcccatcttcttctcttcatctctATAAAAAGATAAGAATGCAGCATATCATAAAAATCACAAACATGGCAACCTAAAGGAGAATATCTAATTAAGGGCAGACGTACCTATATGAACGGAAAAACAGAGACCGAAAGAATCCACGGTCTATTGACGATTGGTTCATGATGACAGAATCTTCTTGATTATAACCAGAGTAACAGGCAATGGATACAATAGCATTCTAAGACACATGTGtgataaatatattagaatgttttaattgtcaacataatgataaaattatataaataaaggaaGCAAGAATTTACAATTCCAGCTGGGAGTTGACGGAAATGAAGATGCTCCATGGCTCTTGTAGTGACCAGTGGCTTTTGTGGATAATATAAAACATAGGCCAAGGTATCCTAAGTAATGGAGCAAAAACATAAAGTAAAATTCAGTGTCAGGTAAAACACAAACGAAAAAAGCAGGCACACAATAATCACAAAAAAGAAGCAAACAATACCATTCGAAACTGGTAGTTTGTAACATATATTCCCATTGCTTGCTTTCCCATTGCAGACTGATAAGTGTTACGTGGGGACTGATTGCACCATCCAAAGGTAAGTGAGATGGATAATGTGTATTAATCAGAATGAGTACACAAAAAGCACCATATTTACCTGATTGTGATCAGGAAATGGTATAATGGAAGCACATACACCCAGAATTAGTGATGGGTGGATTTCACAATGAGTGTAAGTATCGGAATATGCATCTTCTGGATTGATCCTAGCTTGTACAAGATCCTGTAACATTTATTCAATAATCATTTTTTGTTGCTTTATTAATTTGCATTTAGGAACATAAATATAAAGGGTATAACATTTCCCAAATCAAGAACTATAGTACTAACATTAATTGTCATGGAAATCATTGTAGTCTCTTCTTCTTCCGTGTCAATATATTCTATAAAACCCTTGGACACTAGATCATGCCATCCGCCATCTTCAGGGGATTCCTGAAGCAATTGAATGAGTTAAGCAATTACTGAAACAATATCAGCTCCTAAGATATACTGCAGTTACCACTGGCTCACCCTCTGTTGTAAAGCATGAATATCCTTCTTCTTTATGAGAAGCCTTTGCTTATCCACAATGAATAAAGGACGACTGCAACGACCATAATCTGTATATATACGCAATTCTTTAAGACGGATATCTCTGACAACCCCAACTTCAGTGTTCACATCAACCTGCACCGCATGAAGAGCCATCAGCCCCACACAGCAATTAAAATCTAAGCAactaaaaaaatggaaataccATTATCATTTCTTATCTACTATATCATGCTATCTTATTTAGTTTGGGGGGAGGGGGATTTGCTATTAGCTGAcagataaattgaaaaaaaaaaggctgtAAAAACATCAAAAGTGAAATGATAGTTTACCCGACGTCTTAGCTTTTTCAATGTTCTCACCAACATATCAGGGTCACGATGGATACCCATCCAGCAACCATTTACAAAAATTTTTGTGGCTTGAGGAATCACTGCAGGAGAGATTTCCTATGTGGAAGgagaataaacaaatttaaacaaGAAATCATATATAGAGAGAAACAAATTAACTTTATGCAGGAAAGCCGTTAACCTCAAAATTCTCTGTGCCCCATTCTTCCAAAAACTCCAGAATAGGATATGCTGCTGAACCAACTGTTATGTAGACCATCAATGCCAGATTCTTCACCAGTCCACAGGCCTATATAATAGCCCAATCACACTCATAAATACCAGAGAGTAAGATGAGTTCCTCATACTAAGTAGTAATATAGGAGTATGCTTGGAAAGCAAAATACACACTTGTCCTTCGGGTGTTTCTGCTGGACACATCATTCCCCATTGTGAATTATGCAGCTGTCTTGGTTTGGCCAACTTCCCTGGAATAAAAAGGGGAaggaagaaaacaataaaaattacaacttaGGCAAACAAGCAATAGTGCAATAGTGCATAATCTAAAGAAACAACTGAGAATGCATTACCATATTGcattaatgatattaatttatgcAAGCAATGTACAGGTGGGGAGGGAAATATTGAAGGCTGGATCATAGCCAAGAAAGTTTACCTTCACGCCCTATTGGGGAATTCAATCTTCGCAAGTGAGATAAAGTGGATGCATAAGTTAAACGATTCAGCACCTGAAGCAGAAAATCAAAAACATCAATCTTATTTCTTCTATGTAAGACATAGAAAAATGATTACTTGAATGataatgtaataatttatattcataCCTGTGAAACTCCAGCTCTAGTCCCTGCAGCATTTGCTTGCCCCCAGTTACCAGTAGCAAGTGAGTATTTAAGTCCACTTGTGATGGTTTTTGCTTTGATAGCAAATTGCAGATTAACATCTTTCCCATTATCAACACACTGCACCATTCATGGGGTACAAAGGTTTAGGAAATGCAAAATGAATACAGCAATAGATGTAATTTGAAGTCAGAACAAACCTTCTGTACATATCCCCTGACATCTCTCGTTAGCTTTCTGAATAGCTGCATCACAAGTTACAGTAACCAGGAGTTGACTAATCAGAAAGTTACTATATAAAAAGACAAATGAAATTGGGTAATATCATAAACAAACCATTCTGAAAAGACCACCAAGTAAAGGACCAGCCAGATCCAGCCTCTTGTTTCCATAATGATCCCTATCATCCTCAGCCCTCCGCCCAAGTGCACACAGCAGTAGCCGGTGAATGATATATCTGTGGGGTAATGgtagtataataataaatactcaCTAAgtcatgaaaatgaaaacacagGATCTGAAAAAGAATAAACATACCCAAAATAGTAAGCTTTCTTGGTCTCACAATATTCTCCAACGCCAACATGAGGGAGCATCTCCTTTTGAAGGATCTCCTTAGCATACCTGCAGAGTATCATACAAGTGTAACCCTTGCATCTTAATAAAGGGTGTCACGGAAATCATCCTCAGGTTTTTATAGAAATTCAACTCAACTCACTTaattctcttttcctttgtcaCACCTACAGTTGCTCCTCTTTTCCCAATGTAGTCAAGTGCAACCTGCagttaagataaatttattagaaaataaaacaaaattacctAATGTTAAATGCATCTTCTAATAATAAAGGTGATACCCATCTTTCGTGTACACATTTTTTAGACTGTTTTACCTTTAACTGGACCTAAAAACTACCTTTCAATCACAACCATTATTATAAAGGATAACTCCTCAATCATGAGTTCGTGACAAGGCACGAAGTGTCTGTTTTCAACTAGTGGAGTATTAAAAAAGTGAATAAAATGATACCATATTTCACTAATaatataagttttgaataatctgaaattaaaaagaaataaccaTTACCGTATTCACTAATAATACCAGTTTTCAATCatctgaaattaaaaataaacattccaCTGCAAAATAAGATGACGGCAATCATATGGAAAGGGAGTGCAGTAAGGAAGAGAATAATATtgcaatatataaaagaaaagaatttaaAGTAGAACACGCAGACTGAACTAAGCTGGGTAACATAAAATATTGCAATTCAGGGAGGAAATACTATTTGGTCTCCTGAGCAAGGGAATAACAAGTCAGAGACTGAAATGGGAAGGGACTGTATAATGATCTTAATCTCACTAGgaattattgtaaattataGACTAGATAAGCAAGCACCGCTGTGGCTGCAATCAAGTATAAAACTAGCATAACCCACCTGTTGATTTTGAATTACAAACGCTTCTTCCAGGGAAGGACGTAGCAGCTCCATCATTTGAGTATATGAGAAGTCATAACATATATGCTCTAGAATATCTTTATCAGCAACAAACCCCAATGCTCGAAACACAATAATGATGGGAATTTCCGTTCGAATGTAAGGAAGAGTGGCACGTATATATTGTCCTGAAGAACCCTGAAAGGGTAAAAGTCCATAATATTAGACATCGCATAAAATAAAGCACACCACTGCGAATATATTGTCCTGAAGAACCCTGAAAGGGTAAAAATCCATAATATTAGACATTGCATAAAATAAAGCACACCACTGCAAAAAAACAACTTGCCCAAAAATATCTACATTGCACAATTAGCATTTACCCCTTTGGAACTAGTCCGAGAGAGCATGCGCACAAACATAGTACTGGGCGGTCTGTTCTGCGACTCTGCCATGGACCGAACTTCGGCCACATAGGCATACTTGTTGGGCTGCCTCTTCTTGAACACGTAGACATGGTTGGTGCTCATCTTCTCCTGAGCAATCAGAACCTTCTCACTCCCATTAATAATGAAATACCCGCCTTGGTCGTACGGACACTCCCCAAGCTCAGTCAAATCCTTCTCCGAATTCTGGTACAAGGTGCAATAACTAGACCGAAGCATTATAGGAacctacaaaaaataaaaaagagtaatcACTAACTAACTAATCAAGTCATTGAGCTTAAGCATTGAACAGCAACACTAAACTTAGACAGACAGACACCTTGCCAATGAAAACTTTGGTGAAATCCTGGGCCTCAGTGACCTCTTCACCGTCGTGTCCCTTCTTGATGACCCTTTTGGAGACATCAACATACAAAGGAGCAGAATACGTAAGGTTCCTTAACCTAGCAGCCTTGGGGAACAACGTGGCGGTTTCTCCATCAGACTCCGTCATCATAGGCTTACTCAAGTAAATCTGACCGAAACTGATCTTGTAAATGGTCTGCGCAAATTGAACCAAATCAAGTCATCatgattattgttattgttaaccTAACaaacagaattttttttatcagcaaatgttagtttgttagtttttgttagtagAGGAGATCGAGCCCGCGACCTTTCGCCTCTTCCCAGGATGATATAAGGTTGTTCTAAGTGGTGAAGGGAGAATGGAAAGGTGGGAACGTTGCGGGATTCGAATGTTCGAATCTCccgctaacaaaaactaacaactcaacatttaccaataaaaaaaataaattattattgttaaccTCACAAAGAGTGAATAGAAGGTGCATACTTCGGCGAAATCGGATTGGTGACCGGGATTGTGCTGCGACTCGGGTCGAATTTCAATATCTGCTGACTCATCGACAATTTCCTGCATGGTGTTCTGGATGAACTCGTCGAAGGAATCGAGTTGTTGACGAACGAGGCCTTTCTCTTCGAAGTATGCAGATATAACTGCCCACGCGTCTTCCTGCGTGATCTCTTCCTCGTC
It contains:
- the LOC100790162 gene encoding DNA-directed RNA polymerase II subunit RPB2; its protein translation is MDLEEEQEYDEQMMEEEDDEEEITQEDAWAVISAYFEEKGLVRQQLDSFDEFIQNTMQEIVDESADIEIRPESQHNPGHQSDFAETIYKISFGQIYLSKPMMTESDGETATLFPKAARLRNLTYSAPLYVDVSKRVIKKGHDGEEVTEAQDFTKVFIGKVPIMLRSSYCTLYQNSEKDLTELGECPYDQGGYFIINGSEKVLIAQEKMSTNHVYVFKKRQPNKYAYVAEVRSMAESQNRPPSTMFVRMLSRTSSKGGSSGQYIRATLPYIRTEIPIIIVFRALGFVADKDILEHICYDFSYTQMMELLRPSLEEAFVIQNQQVALDYIGKRGATVGVTKEKRIKYAKEILQKEMLPHVGVGEYCETKKAYYFGYIIHRLLLCALGRRAEDDRDHYGNKRLDLAGPLLGGLFRMLFRKLTRDVRGYVQKCVDNGKDVNLQFAIKAKTITSGLKYSLATGNWGQANAAGTRAGVSQVLNRLTYASTLSHLRRLNSPIGREGKLAKPRQLHNSQWGMMCPAETPEGQACGLVKNLALMVYITVGSAAYPILEFLEEWGTENFEEISPAVIPQATKIFVNGCWMGIHRDPDMLVRTLKKLRRRVDVNTEVGVVRDIRLKELRIYTDYGRCSRPLFIVDKQRLLIKKKDIHALQQRESPEDGGWHDLVSKGFIEYIDTEEEETTMISMTINDLVQARINPEDAYSDTYTHCEIHPSLILGVCASIIPFPDHNQSPRNTYQSAMGKQAMGIYVTNYQFRMDTLAYVLYYPQKPLVTTRAMEHLHFRQLPAGINAIVSIACYSGYNQEDSVIMNQSSIDRGFFRSLFFRSYRDEEKKMGTLVKEDFGRPDRANTMGMRHGSYDKLDDDGLAPPGTRVSGEDVIIGKTTPISQEEAQGQALRYTRRDHSISLRHSETGIVDQVLLTTNADGLRFVKVRVRSVRIPQIGDKFSSRHGQKGTVGMTYTQEDMPWTVEGITPDIIVNPHAIPSRMTIGQLIECIMGKVAAHMGKEGDATPFTDVTVDNISKALHKCGYQMRGFETMYNGHTGRRLSAMIFLGPTYYQRLKHMVDDKIHSRGRGPVQILTRQPAEGRSRDGGLRFGEMERDCMIAHGAAHFLKERLFDQSDAYRVHVCERCGLIAIANLKKNSFECRGCKNKTDIVQVYIPYACKLLFQELMAMAIAPRMLTKEVKTTNQKKGA